TCTCGCCGGGCGCGAAAGCCTACACGCTCATCGTGCAGTTCGCGCCGCGGACGATCTGGCTCGGGTTCTGGTCGGTCATCATCGCGCTGTTCGTCGGGATCCCGCTCGGGTTCTACGCGGGCCTGAATCCGAACACGCTCCCGGACTACTTCGCGTCCTTCGGCGGGATCGTCTGGCGCGCGATGCCGAACTTCTGGCTCGCCATCATCCTACTGAGCGTGCTGAGTCAGTCCGATAAGCTCCTCGGGTTCAGCTGGACGCATTTCATCGTCCAGACGAGCATCGTTACCCCGCCGGACTTGTCCTTCTTCGTCCACCCCGTCCACAAGCTCGTAACCGACCCCGGTGGCTGGGCCGCCTCATTCGTGAAGGCGTTCAAGATGGTGATCCCGGGTGCGGTCGTGCTCGGCTCCGCGTCGATGGGGAACGAGATGCGGATCGGCCGCACCGCCGTGCTGGAGACGATCAACTCGAACTACGTCGAGACCGCTCGCGCGAAGGGCGTCTCCCGGCGGTCGATCGTCTGGAAGCACGTCTTCCGGAACGCCCTCATCCCGCTCGTCCCGATCATCACCGGCGAGATCTTCCTCCTGATCGGGGGAAGCGTCTTCGTCGAGACCGTCTTCGCCATCAACGGCCTCGGCTACCTGTTCTTCCAGGCGGCCATCAACGCGGACCTCCCGCTCATCGGGTCGCTGATGTTCATCTTCATCCTCATCATCGTGTTCACGAACATCCTCCAGGACTTCCTGTACACCCTGATCGACCCGCGCGTCGGGTACGACGACTAAACCAATGAGCGACACACAAACCAACGAGACGAAACCCCTCCGGCAGCGAATCGCCGAGAACCCGCGTCCGGCGGCGATATGGGCGGCGATCGGCGCCGTCCTGATCGGCGTGGAGCTCGGCGCGCTCCTTCAAGCGGTCGTCGCCGTGCTCGACGCGTTCTTGAACCTCATCCCGGGCGTCACGCCCGAGATGGTCGCATCGATCGATAGCGCGTTCGCGGCTATCCCGACGCTCCTCTCCCGGGACGTGATACCGAACCAGGGCTACTGGAACGGCCAGCAGTACGTCGGCACGTTCTTCCACCTGTCGCCGGCGACGGCGTGGGCGATCCGCGTTGTTCTCGTGTACGCGTACGCCGCCGTCTTCCTCTACTGGTGCTGGGACGGCTACAAGCGCTACCGCGCGCACTACCGCGACGTCGACTGGACGCCGCGGGACGACGTCGTCGACCGGTTCAGCCGGCACAGCTGGGGGAAGTTCGGGATGGTCGTCGTCGTGTTCTTCCTCGTGATGGCAGTGTTCGCGCCGACGCTCGGCACGACGACCGCAGAAGAGAACATTATGCGGCCGTACTCGCACTCCTTCAACTACTGGGACAACAGCACGCAGTCGGTGCAGAACATCACGCAGGGCGCGGCGAACATCCACACCGGGTCGTCCGGCGCGGGTGACGAGAACGTCGGCCCGCTCACGTACGATCGCTACGGCAGATACCATCCGTTCGGCACGGTGACGAACGGGAAGGACCTCTTCACGGAGGTTGTGTTGGGGGCGAGGGTGTCGCTTGCGATCGGTATCGTCTCCATCGTCGTCTCCGGGCTGATCGCGCTCGCGCTCGGGATGCTCACGGCGTACTATAAGGGCGTGCTGGACCTCGTGACGGTCGTCACGTCCGACTCCGTGCAGTCGATCCCGACTATCATGCTGTTGATCCTCGTGACCACGGTGTTCTCGCGCACCGCGATCGCGAAGGTCTACGACGGGGCGCTGTTGATCATCCTGATCTTCAGCCTCGTCTACTGGCCGTACCTCTGGCGCTCGCTGCGCGGCCCCGCGTTCCAGGTCTCGGAGGAGGAGTGGATCGACGCGGCGAAGTCCTACGGGCAGTCGCCGTTCCAGATCATGAAGAAGCACATGGCCCCGTACGTCATCAGCTACGTGCTCATCTACGCGTCGCTCTCGCTCGGCGGCATCATCATCGGCGTCGCCGGCCTGTCCTTCCTCGGTCTCGGCATCAGCGCGCCCACGCCGGAATGGGGGCGGATAATCGCCGACGGGCAGAACTACGTCGCGACCCAGTCCTGGCACATCTCGCTGATTCCGGGTATCTGCATCACGCTCGTCGTCACCGGTTTCAACGCGTTCGGTGACGGCATCCGCGACGCCATCGACCCGCAGTCCGACGGCGGCGCTGACGAGGCCGCGGCGGCCGGGGGTGGTGGCGCGTGAGCCAGACGACGCAGGTGTCGCGCGACGCGCGCGGCGACGAAGACCCACTCCTCTCCGTGCAGGACCTGCAGACGGTCTTCTACACGGACAAGGAGACGATCCGCGCCGTCGACGGCGTGTCCTACGACATCTACCGCGGCGAAACAGTCGGAATCGTCGGGGAGTCCGGGAGCGGGAAGTCCGTCACGGCGCGCTCCATCATGGGGCTCGTCGACTCGCCCGGCCGCATCGAGCGCGGCCGCATCGAGTTCCGCGACCTCGACACCGTGCGGCGCTGCGCGAAGAAGTTCTCGCGACACACGGTCGACCTGACCGACGTCGCTGAAGGCGAAATCGACGACGCCATCGCGGAGCGCGCGGACGACGACGACTTCATCTTCGTCGAGGAGCGCGACGGCGACGGGAACATCACGCGCGGGTTCGTCGACACGTCGAGCGCGACCGAAGACCAGATGCGCTCGGTCCGCGGGTCGGGCATCGCGATGGTCTTCCAGGACCCGCTCACCTCCCTCAACCCCGTCTACACGGTCGGGAACCAGATCGTCGAAGCCATCGAACTCCACCAGGACTTGAGCGGGAAGGCCGCGGAGAAGGAGGCCATCCAGCTCTTAGAGGACGTCGGGATTCCGGACGCCAAACGCCGGCTGGACGAGTACCCCCACCAGTTCTCCGGCGGGATGCGACAGCGCGCCGTCATCGCGATGGCGCTCGCCTGCGACCCCGAACTCCTCATCTGCGACGAGCCGACGACGGCGCTCGACGTGACGATTCAGGCGCAGATCCTCGAACTCCTCGAGGACCTCCAGGACGAACGCGACCTCGGCATCATGTTCATCACGCACGACATGGGCGTCATCGCCGAAATCGCGGACCGCGTGAACGTGATGTACGCGGGCGAAGTCGTCGAGCGCGCGCCGGTCGTCGAGCTGTTCGACGCGCCGAAACACCCCTACACGGAAGGACTGCTCTCCTCGATTCCGGGGCGGAACCCGGGCGCGGAGCGCCTCTCGACCATCGAGGGCGACGTGGAGACGCCGAACTCGCCGGCGACGTCCTGCCGGTTCGCGGCGCGCTGCCCGAAGGCGTTCGCGGAGTGCGAAGCCGTCCACCCGGCGTCCGTGAGCGTCACCGAGGACAGCGCGGTAGAGCACACGGCGCGCTGCCTGCTCTACCCCGACGACGTCGGGCGGGAGGAGGCCGTCGAGCTGCATCGCTCGCGAAGTAACGTGACGGAGGATTCGCTATGAGCACCACCGAGACCACAGACGCGGAGTCGCTCGGAACGGACGTCCCGACCGGCGAGACGCTCGTCTCCGTGCGGAACCTGAAGACGTACTACGAGGACAACCAGCTCATCGGTGGGAACCCGGTGAAGGCCGTCGACGGCGTCTCCTTCGACGTGAAGAAGGGGGAGACGCTCGGGCTCGTCGGCGAGTCCGGCTGCGGGAAGACGACGCTCGGCCGCACCCTGATGCGACTGGAGGAGGCGACCGACGGCACGGTCGACTACAAGGGCCTGGACGTCACGACGCTCTCCGGGAGCGACCTGAAGCGCTGGCGGAAGGAAGTCCAGATGGTCTTTCAGGACCCGGACTCCAGTCTCAACGACCGGATGACGGTCGGCGAAATCATCCGCGAACCCCTCGACGTGCACGACGTCGGGACGATGGACGAGCGGAAGGAACGCGTCCGCGAGCTCCTCTCGACGGTCGGCCTCCAGCCGGAGCACTACTTCCGCTACCCCCACCAGTTCTCCGGCGGGCAGCGCCAGCGCATCGGCATCGCCCGCGCGCTCGCCCTCGACCCGGACTTCGTCGTCCTCGACGAGCCCGTGTCCGCCCTCGACGCGTCCGTGCAGGCGAAGATCATCAACCTCCTCGAGGACCTCCAGGAGGAGTTCGGGCTCTCCTACCTCTTCATCGCGCACGACCTCTCCGTCGTCCGCCACATCTGCGACCGCGTCGCCGTGATGTACCTCGGGAACATCATGGAAATCGGCCCCGTCGACGAGCTGTTCGAGGAGCCGGCGAACCCCTACACGCACTCCCTCCTCTCCGCGATTCCGGAGCCCGACCCGTCCGCCGGCGGGAACCGAATCACGCTCCGCGGGACGCCGCCGAGCCCGCGCGACCCGCCGGCCGGCTGTCCGTTCAGCACGCGGTGTCCGGCGAAAATCCGCCCGGAGCCGTACCGCGACATCGACGACGACGTCTGGGAGCGCATCGAGGTGTTCCGCGAAGTCGTCCGCGAACGCACCCGCATGGAAGTCGGGCTCTCCGAGCGCGCGAAACGCCTCCTCGGCCTGGAGGAACCAGTGACGGTCTCCGACACCGCGACCGACCTCTTCGGTGACGTCGACGCACCCCCGCAGGTGATGGAGCACGTCGACGAAGCCGTCGAACTCGCGGACGCCGACGACCCCGAGGCCGCGCGCGCCTACCTCAAAGACGAGTTCGGCTCCGTCTGCGACACCGACCGCCCCGACCAGCACGAGGTCTCCACCACCGGCCGGATGAGCCTCTGTCACCGCCACGACTCCGACGAGTACGAAGAACCCGGCGAGTTCTTCGCCGGCCACTACGAGTAGATGCCGGCCCGGCGGACCCGTAGACTCCTCGACCTCGCGTACTACGCGGCCGCCGTCACCGCCCTGCTCACCGCCGTCTTCGCCGTTCCGAGTTTCGCCCTCTTCGACGGCTGGCTCACCGTCAAGTACGGGCTCTTCGTCGCCGGCTTCCTCCTCTTCGGCTACTCGCTCTTCCGCCTCCGACCCGTCGCGCCCTACTCGGACGGCGAGAAACTCCAAGTCGCCGCCGAGGACGAAGACGGCTTCCTCCAGCGCACCGTGAACCGCCTCCCGCCGCTCCGAGACGACCCCCTCCCGCCCGACGGCCGGTACGGCGACGGCGTGAAACTCTTCGCCGCCAGCCTCCTCGTCCTCGTCACCTCCTTCCTCATGGAAGTCGCGTTCGGCGTGGCGAAGTAAACGCGGTTCTCGGCCGCATCGCGGCCGAGAACCGCGAGTAGGCGAGCGGTGGCGAGAACGACGTTCTCGCTCGCAACCGGAACGCGAAGCGTTCCGGTGACGGGAGCGACCAGGGTGGGACGCGAAGTGGTTCGAAACGGCGAAGCCGTTTCGTCATGCCGAGAGACGCGGAGCGTCTCTCGTAGCACGTCCCACTTGCCGTACGGGCGACTCGTGGGTCGCCCGTACAACGCAGGGAGCGACACGCGAGCAGCGCGGTTCGGAGCGACGACCGCAGGGGGGAGTGAGAACCGCGAAACGGCGAGCGGGGAGCTATGCGACCCGCGAGCCAGCGCGACTCCGGAAGGAGCGAGCGACTGAGAACCGTTTCCTCATCGGGAGCGTTGCCGAGCGCGACATGCCGCTCGCCCCTTTCAGCCGTGATGCGGCAACGGCTGTCTGATTGTCCGAATCGCGCGGCTCGCGGCTTCGCCGCTCGCGTTTTCGCGGTTTTCAGCCGTTTCACGGCTGAAAACCGCGTGTGTTTCGGTAGCGAGGCGTCAAGTTTTACCGCGTCTGGCAGTGATACGCGGGTATGGTGAAGGACGCGCCGGAGGAGAGCGGCGACGAGCACGGATTGGTGTCCGAGGCAGCGAAGAAGGACGCGTGGTCGCAGACGCTGGAGGACATGACCGCGCTCGCCGACGAGTACGAGGCGGAGGGGTGGGAGACGATTCGCGTCCACGTCGGGCAGGTCGGCTGCGAGTCGGTGGACGTGGGCGAGTCGGACCGGTTCGGGTTCGTGCACGTCGTCCCGGGGGACAAGGCGGACGCCATCGAGGCGGCCGTCGAGGACGCCGGCTTCCCGCAGTTCGACGTCTACCGGAAGGAGGTCGAAGGGACGGTGTTCTTCGTGCTCGTGCTCCTCGACCCGGCGACGGAGACTGCGGTGTTCATCGCGGCGTCGTACAAACTCGGGGACGCGGAGGGCGTCGCCGTCGCCGCCGAACGCGAAGGCGTCGTGTTCTCGCATCTTCAGCGCCTCGACGGCACGCACGTCGCGTCCTTCGAGCACGAGGCCTACGAGAAGTTCTTCCCCGACATCGACCGCCTCCTCCCCGAGGAGTAAGCCGACGCTCCGCCGCACTGCGGCCGAAAACCGCGGGCGGGCGGACACGGGCTGACGCGAGTTCCGCCCCGCGAGAACTCGCGGTGGTCGAATCGGCGACGCGTGTGTGTCACGCGAGTGCGGCGGCGCGAGGTAGGGATCGGTGTCGCGGACGGTGAGGGCCGGTGTATTTCTGTGGATGTCGGGTAGTCGGTGTATGTCTCGTGCTGGGTGTCGCGTCGTCGCCGGTGGCGCGTCGTGATGGGTGTCGCGGCTCTCCTCGTGGCGGGGGTGGCGAGTCTCTTCATGGCGTGGACGGTGGGGGCGAACAGTAACTCCGCGCCGATTTCGCCGGCGGTGGGCGCGGACGCGCTGTCGCCGCGGCGCGCGGCGTTGCTCGTGGGGGTGGTTGCGGCCGCGGGGGCGCTCACGCAGGGCGGCGCGGTGTCGGAGACGATGGGCCACGGGTTCGTGCACGGCGTGACGTTGACGCCGCTGGCGACGACGGCGATTCTGCTGGTGTCGGCGTCGTTCATCGCGGCGGGGAACCGGTACGGCTACCCGATTCCGGTGGCGTTCACGGTGACGGGGGCGACGCTCGGGGCGGGGGTGGCGCTCGGCGGGGCGGTGGCGACGGACACTCTGCTGTCCGTGCTGGCGTTCTGGGGAGTCATCCCCGTCGTCGAGGTCGTCATCGCGTTCGCCGTGGCGTACGTGCTCGTGGTGACGCGCGTGCCGGACGCGGAGTCGGTGCCGGTAATCGCGTTCGTGGTCGCGGCGGTGTTCGCTCTCGCCCCGCTCACAGTCTTAAACGGGGCGTCGCTGGCGTCGGTCGCCGGGGCGGCGGCTCCCGATGCGCCCGCGGTCTGGGGGGTCTCGTCGGCGGTCGTCGCCGCGGTCGCGGGGCTGTCGCTCGCCGTCGCGGCGGTGACCGCGTGGTTCGTCCACCGCTATCGCCACGACGGCGTCCGCGGATTTCTGGTGGCGCTCGGCCTGCTCGTGGTCTTCACGAGCGGCGGGACGCAGGTCGCGCTCGCCGTCGGCCCGCTCCTCCCCGCGGTCGCGTCGCTCGACTCGCTCTCGCTCCTCGCGGTGCTCGCGCTCGGCGCGTTCGGTATCCTCGTGGGCGCGTGGACGGCCGCGCCCCGCCTCATCTCGGCCGTCGCCGACGACTACGCGACGCTCGGCCCCTATCGCTCCATCGCCGCGCTCGTCCCGGCGTTCCTCGTCGCCGAAGCCGCCATCGCGCTCGGCTACCCGCTCTCCTTCAACAAGGTCATGATTTCCGGCGTCGTCGGCGCGGGCCTCGTCGACGGCGTGAGCGGCGTCTCCGAGGGGAAGACGGCGAAGACGGCGGTCGCGTGGGTCGGCTCGATGGTCGCTGCCGCCGCGACCGCCTACGCGTTCTACGTCGCCGCCGAACTCCTTCTCGCTTAGCCGAGCCGGCACTCCCGGCCGATTTCGGCCTCGTAGGCGGTTTTCGCGGCTTCGAACAGGCGCTCGCCGACGCCGGTGCGGAGGCGCGGCGCGGTCGTCGCGAAGAACTCGTCTAAGTCCTCGTACTCGTCGAAGTGTTCGTTCGCCTCGTCCTTCGGATACCGTCCCTCTCGCTCGTAGCGCACGGCCTGCAGACACGTATCCACGAGGTCCATGTCCTTCACGAAGCGCGCGAGCGCGGTGTCCCGCGCCTCGTAGGCCTCCCAGCGCTCGCGGATCCCCTCGCCCTCGAAGGGGTCGAGCAGGCCCGCCATCGCCTCGCGCTCCCGGGCTTCCTTCCCTTCGCGCTCCTCGCTCGCGCCGCCGTCTTCGACGTCCGCCGCGCGCGTCGGGACGTCTCCCGTTCGAGCTTCGGCGAGGTCGTGGACGACCGCCATCGCGCACGCGGCGTCGGGGTCGACGCCGGCTTCGTCGGCGTAGAGCAGGCAGAGCGTCGCCACGCCCCACGTGTGCGCGGCGACGGACTCCGGGTTCGCGACGCCGCGGAGCGCCCACCCCGTCCGCGTCTCGTCTTTCAGCGCCGCTACCTCCAGCAGGCGTTCGAGTTCGTCGGTCACGTTCGGAGTCGACGGGCGCGCGCGAGAAAAACGACCCGTCGCTCGCGGGCTGCCGGCACCCGCTGGTTTTTCGGGGCGTGGACCTCCCTCTCTCGGTATGGACGAACTCGGCGAACTGACGGCGGACCTCGTGTCGATTCCGAGCCACGAGGACGAGACGGCGGCGGGCGACGCCATCGAGGCGTGGCTCCGCGCGGAGACGGAGGCCGACGTCGAACGCGGCGACGCGGGGAACGTGCTCGCGTGGAAGAACCGGGACGCGGACGGCGAGTCGCTGGCGTTCGTCGGCCACCACGACGTCGTGCCGCCGGACGACTCCCAGGTCGCGGACGGCGAGTACGTCGTCGAGGAGCGCGACGGCCGGCTCTACGGCCGCGGCGCGGCGGACATGAAGGGCGCGGTGGCGGCGTGCATGCTCGCGTTCCGCGACTCCACCCCGGCCGGCGAGGTGGCGTTCGCGTCGTTCGCTGGCGAGGAGGTCGGCGGAACCGGCGCGCGAGCGGCCATCGACGACGGGTTCGCGCCCGACTACGCCGTCGTCGCGGAGGGCTCGACGAACTACTCGAAGGCGGGCGTGACGGACGTCGTCGTCGCGCACCGCGGCCGCCGCGGCTCCACGCTCACCGCCGAGGGGTCGGCGGCGCACGCGAGCGAGCCGGATGCCGGCGAGAACGCCGTCTACCGCGCCTGCGACGCCGTCGACGTCGTCCGCGACCTCGACTTCCCTGAAGTCGACGTGCTCGGGCACCGAGTACATGGAAGCGTCGCCGTGACGGGCATCGAGGGCGGGAGCGCGTGGAACGTCGTCCCCGAGACCTGCGAGGTGACGGTGGACGAGCGCACCGTTCCGGGGGAGCGCGCCGCCCTCGAACGCGTCGAAGACATCGACGGCGTCTCCTGGACGGTCGACCAGGACCTCCCGCCGATGGCGTGCGACGACGGCGACTTCGCCGACCGCGTGCTCGACGCCGCGCGCGAGAGTCAGGACGGCGACCCCGAGCAGGTGACGAAGCCGCACGCGACCGACGCGGGCTGGCTCGCACAGGCGGGCACGACCTGCGTCGTCTACGGCGCGAGCGAACCCGGCGAAGCCCACACCGCCGACGAATCCGTCTCGCTCGGCGTGCTCGACCGCTGCTACCGGACGTATCGAGCGCTCGCCGACGACTGGCGGTGACTACGATTCGGGCTCCGCGCGCTCGGGCGGCGTCTCGTCGACGGCGCTCGTGAAGAAGTGGACGTCGGTGAACTCGACGCGCGCGCCGCCCGACTCGCTCTCCGCGAAAGAGACCGACCAGCCGTGCTCGGCGGCGACCGTGCCGACGATGTAGAGGCCGTAGCGGCCGCGCTCCCGGCTCTCTGCAGCGCTGGTGCCGCTGACTATCTCGGGGGGGAATCCGGTGCCGTCGTCCTCGACGACGAACCCGGTGCCGTCGTCGAACACGCGGACGCGAACCGTCACGCCTTCGCCGCCGTGCTCCACGGCGTCCTCGCGAGCCTGCGAGGGAGGGCCGGGAGAACCGTGTTCGACCGAGTTTCGCATGAGGTTCTCGACGAGCTGGCGGACGCGACTCCGGTTCGCGCGCACCCGCCACTTCGGGTCCGGCGGGTCGAGCGTCGCGTTCGCCGTCGCGACCGTCTCCCAGGCGTCCACGACGACGTCACGGAGCGATATCGCTCCCGACACGTCCACCGTCTCCTCGCGGGCGCGAGCGAGCATGTCGGTCACGATGTCGTCGATGCGTTCGAGCGACCGGTCGACGGTTTGGAGGCGCTCGCTCTCCCCGCTGTGGTTCTCCCGCGCCATCCGGAGGTGTGCCTGCGCGACTGTGAGCGGGTTCCGGAGGTCGTGTGAGAGGACGTCCGCGAACTCCTCCAGCTCCTCGTTCTGCTGGCGGAGCTGGCGCTCGCGTCGTTTCTGCTCGGTGATGTCGGTGACGATGCCGGTGAAGAGGCGTTCGCCGTCGTACTCGTGTTCGCGCAGGCTGACGGACACCGGCACCTCGTGGCCGTCGGCGTGGAGCGCGACGAGTTCGACGCCGTCCCAATCGAAGTGGCGCTCGCCCGTGTCGATGTACTGCTGGAGGCCGCGCTGGTGGGCGTCGCGGAGGCGTTCGGGAATGAGCGTCATCTTCGAACTCCCCACGAGCTCCGCGGGGTCGTAGCCGAGAATCCGCTCGATGGCGGGGTTCGCGAAGACGATGACGCTGTCCGTGTCGATAGTCAAGAGCCCCTCGGACGTGTTCTCGACGAGCGCGCGGAGGAACGACTCGTCCTCCCACAGCTCGACCTCTCCTGTCGCGACCCGCTCGCTCAGACTCCCCATGTCCGCCTTCGGAGCGTCTCGACGTTAACCGTTACTGCCGCAGTCTGGGCGTCCGGTTCTCGGCGGCGTCGTCGGCGCGCCGAGCACAATCCTCAAGAACGCGCGTTGAGTACTGAGGGTAGTAACGAATGCGCCGCGAGGACGAGGTTTACTTCGAACGCATCGAGTCCCGGTTAGACGAGGCGTTCGACGTCGCCGAGGCGGCGAAGGCCCGCGGCGAGGACCCGAAGCCCGAAGTCGAGATTCCCGTGGCGAAGGACATGGCGGACCGCGTGGAGAACATCCTCGGCATCGACGGCGTCGCCGAGCGCGTCCGCGAACTCGAAGGCGAGATGAGCCGCGAGGAGGCCGCGCTCGAACTCGTCGAGGACTTCGTCGAGGGCTCGGTCGGGGAGTACGAGACGCGAGAGGGGAAAGTCGAGGGCGCGGTCCGCACGGCGGTCGCGCTCCTCACCGAGGGCGTGGTCGCCGCGCCCATCGAGGGCATCGACCGCGTGGAACTCCTCCCGAACGACGACGGCACGGAGTTCGTGAACGTCTACTACGCCGGCCCGATCCGCTCCGCCGGCGGGACGGCACAGGCGCTCTCCGTCCTCGTCGCCGACTACGCCCGGTCGCTCCTCGGCATCGAGGAGTTCAACGCGCGGAGCGAGGAAATCGAGCGGTACGCGGAGGAGATCTCGCTCTACGACTCCGAGACCGGCCTCCAGTACTCGCCGAAGGACAAGGAGACGAAGTTCATCGCAGAGCACATGCCCATCATGCTGGACGGGGAGGCCACCGGCGACGAGGAGGTCTCGGGCTTCCGCGACCTCGAACGCGTCGACACCAACAGCGCCCGCGGCGGCATGTGTCTCGTGCTCGCCGAAGGGATCGCGCTCAAAGCCCCGAAGATTCAGCGCTACACTCGCCAGCTCGACGAAGTCGACTGGCCGTGGCTTCAGGACCTCATCGACGGCACGTACTACGACGACGACGGCGACGACGACGCCGCGAGCGAGGACGAGGAGGCCGCCGACGCGGAGACCGAGACCGACGAGGACGCGGACGCGGGGCCGACCGGGCCGCCGCGCGTCGACCCGGCGACGAAGTACCTCCGCGACCTCATCGCCGGCCGCCCCGTCTTCGGCCACCCGAGCGAGGCCGGCGGCTTCAGATTACGATACGGTCGCGCGCGCAACCACGGGTTCGCGACCGCCGGCGTCCACCCCGCCTCCATGCAC
This sequence is a window from Halocalculus aciditolerans. Protein-coding genes within it:
- a CDS encoding ABC transporter permease, translating into MSRWQYFARRLLLSIPVVIFGTTITFILIRMGPLDPAAAIVGPSGASAAQMQQIRQQLGLTKPLWQQYIQFMVDLFTFHLGNSWVFSPGAKAYTLIVQFAPRTIWLGFWSVIIALFVGIPLGFYAGLNPNTLPDYFASFGGIVWRAMPNFWLAIILLSVLSQSDKLLGFSWTHFIVQTSIVTPPDLSFFVHPVHKLVTDPGGWAASFVKAFKMVIPGAVVLGSASMGNEMRIGRTAVLETINSNYVETARAKGVSRRSIVWKHVFRNALIPLVPIITGEIFLLIGGSVFVETVFAINGLGYLFFQAAINADLPLIGSLMFIFILIIVFTNILQDFLYTLIDPRVGYDD
- a CDS encoding ABC transporter permease gives rise to the protein MSDTQTNETKPLRQRIAENPRPAAIWAAIGAVLIGVELGALLQAVVAVLDAFLNLIPGVTPEMVASIDSAFAAIPTLLSRDVIPNQGYWNGQQYVGTFFHLSPATAWAIRVVLVYAYAAVFLYWCWDGYKRYRAHYRDVDWTPRDDVVDRFSRHSWGKFGMVVVVFFLVMAVFAPTLGTTTAEENIMRPYSHSFNYWDNSTQSVQNITQGAANIHTGSSGAGDENVGPLTYDRYGRYHPFGTVTNGKDLFTEVVLGARVSLAIGIVSIVVSGLIALALGMLTAYYKGVLDLVTVVTSDSVQSIPTIMLLILVTTVFSRTAIAKVYDGALLIILIFSLVYWPYLWRSLRGPAFQVSEEEWIDAAKSYGQSPFQIMKKHMAPYVISYVLIYASLSLGGIIIGVAGLSFLGLGISAPTPEWGRIIADGQNYVATQSWHISLIPGICITLVVTGFNAFGDGIRDAIDPQSDGGADEAAAAGGGGA
- a CDS encoding ABC transporter ATP-binding protein — encoded protein: MSQTTQVSRDARGDEDPLLSVQDLQTVFYTDKETIRAVDGVSYDIYRGETVGIVGESGSGKSVTARSIMGLVDSPGRIERGRIEFRDLDTVRRCAKKFSRHTVDLTDVAEGEIDDAIAERADDDDFIFVEERDGDGNITRGFVDTSSATEDQMRSVRGSGIAMVFQDPLTSLNPVYTVGNQIVEAIELHQDLSGKAAEKEAIQLLEDVGIPDAKRRLDEYPHQFSGGMRQRAVIAMALACDPELLICDEPTTALDVTIQAQILELLEDLQDERDLGIMFITHDMGVIAEIADRVNVMYAGEVVERAPVVELFDAPKHPYTEGLLSSIPGRNPGAERLSTIEGDVETPNSPATSCRFAARCPKAFAECEAVHPASVSVTEDSAVEHTARCLLYPDDVGREEAVELHRSRSNVTEDSL
- a CDS encoding oligopeptide/dipeptide ABC transporter ATP-binding protein, with product MSTTETTDAESLGTDVPTGETLVSVRNLKTYYEDNQLIGGNPVKAVDGVSFDVKKGETLGLVGESGCGKTTLGRTLMRLEEATDGTVDYKGLDVTTLSGSDLKRWRKEVQMVFQDPDSSLNDRMTVGEIIREPLDVHDVGTMDERKERVRELLSTVGLQPEHYFRYPHQFSGGQRQRIGIARALALDPDFVVLDEPVSALDASVQAKIINLLEDLQEEFGLSYLFIAHDLSVVRHICDRVAVMYLGNIMEIGPVDELFEEPANPYTHSLLSAIPEPDPSAGGNRITLRGTPPSPRDPPAGCPFSTRCPAKIRPEPYRDIDDDVWERIEVFREVVRERTRMEVGLSERAKRLLGLEEPVTVSDTATDLFGDVDAPPQVMEHVDEAVELADADDPEAARAYLKDEFGSVCDTDRPDQHEVSTTGRMSLCHRHDSDEYEEPGEFFAGHYE
- a CDS encoding DUF7555 family protein, with amino-acid sequence MPARRTRRLLDLAYYAAAVTALLTAVFAVPSFALFDGWLTVKYGLFVAGFLLFGYSLFRLRPVAPYSDGEKLQVAAEDEDGFLQRTVNRLPPLRDDPLPPDGRYGDGVKLFAASLLVLVTSFLMEVAFGVAK
- a CDS encoding DUF7529 family protein gives rise to the protein MVKDAPEESGDEHGLVSEAAKKDAWSQTLEDMTALADEYEAEGWETIRVHVGQVGCESVDVGESDRFGFVHVVPGDKADAIEAAVEDAGFPQFDVYRKEVEGTVFFVLVLLDPATETAVFIAASYKLGDAEGVAVAAEREGVVFSHLQRLDGTHVASFEHEAYEKFFPDIDRLLPEE
- a CDS encoding inorganic phosphate transporter gives rise to the protein MGVAALLVAGVASLFMAWTVGANSNSAPISPAVGADALSPRRAALLVGVVAAAGALTQGGAVSETMGHGFVHGVTLTPLATTAILLVSASFIAAGNRYGYPIPVAFTVTGATLGAGVALGGAVATDTLLSVLAFWGVIPVVEVVIAFAVAYVLVVTRVPDAESVPVIAFVVAAVFALAPLTVLNGASLASVAGAAAPDAPAVWGVSSAVVAAVAGLSLAVAAVTAWFVHRYRHDGVRGFLVALGLLVVFTSGGTQVALAVGPLLPAVASLDSLSLLAVLALGAFGILVGAWTAAPRLISAVADDYATLGPYRSIAALVPAFLVAEAAIALGYPLSFNKVMISGVVGAGLVDGVSGVSEGKTAKTAVAWVGSMVAAAATAYAFYVAAELLLA
- a CDS encoding HD domain-containing protein, which codes for MTDELERLLEVAALKDETRTGWALRGVANPESVAAHTWGVATLCLLYADEAGVDPDAACAMAVVHDLAEARTGDVPTRAADVEDGGASEEREGKEAREREAMAGLLDPFEGEGIRERWEAYEARDTALARFVKDMDLVDTCLQAVRYEREGRYPKDEANEHFDEYEDLDEFFATTAPRLRTGVGERLFEAAKTAYEAEIGRECRLG
- a CDS encoding M20 family metallopeptidase produces the protein MDELGELTADLVSIPSHEDETAAGDAIEAWLRAETEADVERGDAGNVLAWKNRDADGESLAFVGHHDVVPPDDSQVADGEYVVEERDGRLYGRGAADMKGAVAACMLAFRDSTPAGEVAFASFAGEEVGGTGARAAIDDGFAPDYAVVAEGSTNYSKAGVTDVVVAHRGRRGSTLTAEGSAAHASEPDAGENAVYRACDAVDVVRDLDFPEVDVLGHRVHGSVAVTGIEGGSAWNVVPETCEVTVDERTVPGERAALERVEDIDGVSWTVDQDLPPMACDDGDFADRVLDAARESQDGDPEQVTKPHATDAGWLAQAGTTCVVYGASEPGEAHTADESVSLGVLDRCYRTYRALADDWR
- a CDS encoding PAS domain S-box protein, which codes for MGSLSERVATGEVELWEDESFLRALVENTSEGLLTIDTDSVIVFANPAIERILGYDPAELVGSSKMTLIPERLRDAHQRGLQQYIDTGERHFDWDGVELVALHADGHEVPVSVSLREHEYDGERLFTGIVTDITEQKRRERQLRQQNEELEEFADVLSHDLRNPLTVAQAHLRMARENHSGESERLQTVDRSLERIDDIVTDMLARAREETVDVSGAISLRDVVVDAWETVATANATLDPPDPKWRVRANRSRVRQLVENLMRNSVEHGSPGPPSQAREDAVEHGGEGVTVRVRVFDDGTGFVVEDDGTGFPPEIVSGTSAAESRERGRYGLYIVGTVAAEHGWSVSFAESESGGARVEFTDVHFFTSAVDETPPERAEPES